A window of Phycobacter azelaicus contains these coding sequences:
- a CDS encoding vWA domain-containing protein encodes MVELPELSLPDEPKLVQNITHFARALRKAGLPIGPGRVIDAVEAVAAAGFTSRQDFYWALHACFVTRPEHRTVFTQVFRLYWRDPRFLEHMMAAMLPAIRGVQEERAAKPAEKRAAEALLDGANDQVDLPEGQDEEGTEFEIDASLTMSSEERLRSLDFEQMSTDEVASAKRILAQMRLPVQPIQSRRLMAAPRGQRADWRRTLRNAARRGGDLQEIARAKRRIRWPNLVVLCDISGSMSQYSRIVLHFLHSVANQKGAGWAKVHGFTFGTRLTNITRHLATRDVDAALAAAGAEAQDWEGGTRIGSCLHDFNRDWSRRVMGQGAVVLLITDGLDRDDPDQLAGEMQRLHLSSRRLIWLNPLLRWEGFAPKAQGIRAMLPHVDSFRAGHSIASLEDLARVISSPQDQGEKARLMALL; translated from the coding sequence ATGGTTGAACTGCCCGAACTCTCGCTGCCGGACGAGCCCAAGCTCGTCCAAAACATCACCCATTTTGCACGCGCCCTGCGCAAGGCGGGGCTGCCCATCGGCCCGGGCCGGGTGATTGATGCGGTTGAGGCGGTGGCGGCGGCGGGCTTCACCAGCAGGCAGGATTTCTACTGGGCGCTGCATGCCTGTTTCGTCACGCGCCCCGAACATCGCACGGTCTTTACGCAGGTTTTCCGCCTCTATTGGCGCGACCCTCGGTTTCTGGAACACATGATGGCGGCAATGCTGCCCGCCATTCGGGGCGTGCAGGAAGAACGCGCCGCCAAACCGGCGGAAAAACGCGCTGCCGAGGCGCTTTTGGATGGGGCCAACGATCAGGTTGACCTCCCCGAAGGCCAGGATGAAGAGGGCACTGAGTTTGAGATCGACGCCTCGCTCACCATGTCCTCGGAGGAGCGCCTGCGCAGCCTTGATTTTGAGCAGATGAGCACCGACGAGGTTGCCAGCGCCAAACGCATCCTTGCGCAGATGCGCCTGCCGGTGCAGCCGATCCAGTCGCGCCGCCTGATGGCCGCCCCGCGCGGCCAGCGCGCCGACTGGCGGCGCACATTGCGCAATGCCGCACGCCGGGGCGGCGACCTTCAGGAAATCGCTCGCGCCAAGCGGCGCATCCGCTGGCCCAATCTGGTGGTGCTTTGCGATATTTCCGGCTCCATGAGCCAATACAGCCGCATTGTGCTGCATTTTCTGCATTCGGTTGCCAACCAAAAGGGGGCGGGCTGGGCCAAGGTGCATGGCTTCACCTTTGGCACGCGCCTCACCAATATCACCCGGCATCTGGCAACGCGTGATGTGGATGCGGCGCTGGCGGCAGCGGGCGCTGAGGCGCAGGATTGGGAGGGTGGCACCCGGATCGGGTCCTGCCTACATGACTTCAACCGCGACTGGTCACGCCGGGTCATGGGGCAGGGGGCGGTGGTGCTGCTGATCACCGACGGGCTGGACCGGGACGATCCGGATCAGCTGGCGGGGGAGATGCAGCGCCTCCACCTGTCATCGCGGCGACTGATCTGGCTGAACCCGCTTTTGCGTTGGGAAGGCTTCGCCCCCAAGGCGCAAGGCATCCGCGCCATGCTGCCCCATGTGGACAGCTTCCGGGCCGGGCATTCCATCGCTTCGCTCGAAGATCTGGCGCGGGTGATCTCCTCTCCGCAGGATCAGGGCGAAAAGGCGCGCCTTATGGCGCTGCTCTGA
- a CDS encoding AAA family ATPase, with the protein MTEAQSIDQVQKMLAEQGYVCGRALATVVFLSLRLGRPLFLEGEAGVGKTEIAKALSAALGRRLIRLQCYEGLDAASAVYEWNFAAQMVAIRTAEAAGGADRAALQTELFSDEFLIERPLLEAMRPDEHGAPVLLIDELDRTDEPFEAFLLEALSDFQVTIPELGTIKAPEPPIVILTSNRTREVHDALKRRCLYHWVDYPDFIREVEILRARVPEAAEQLSREVVAFVQTLRTEDLFKKPGVAETIDWANCLLALDVIDLSPEVIADTLGAILKYQDDIAQLQGSEAKRILDKAKQTLEETP; encoded by the coding sequence ATGACAGAGGCGCAATCCATCGATCAGGTGCAAAAGATGCTGGCAGAGCAAGGCTATGTCTGCGGCCGGGCGCTGGCCACTGTGGTGTTCCTGTCTCTGCGTCTGGGACGTCCTCTGTTTCTCGAAGGCGAGGCAGGCGTTGGCAAGACCGAGATCGCCAAAGCGCTGTCGGCGGCGCTGGGCCGTCGGTTGATCCGCCTGCAATGCTATGAAGGGCTCGATGCCGCCAGCGCGGTCTATGAATGGAACTTTGCCGCGCAGATGGTGGCAATCCGCACCGCCGAGGCTGCTGGGGGCGCCGACCGCGCGGCCCTTCAGACCGAGCTGTTTTCCGATGAGTTCCTGATCGAGCGGCCCCTGTTGGAAGCCATGCGCCCCGATGAACACGGCGCGCCAGTGCTGCTGATAGATGAGCTGGACCGCACCGATGAGCCGTTCGAGGCGTTTCTTCTGGAGGCGCTCAGCGATTTTCAGGTGACCATCCCAGAGCTTGGCACCATCAAGGCGCCCGAGCCGCCGATCGTGATCCTGACCTCCAACCGCACCCGCGAGGTGCATGACGCGCTGAAACGGCGCTGCCTCTATCACTGGGTGGATTACCCTGATTTCATCCGCGAGGTGGAGATCCTGCGCGCCCGCGTGCCCGAGGCGGCAGAACAGCTCAGCCGCGAGGTGGTCGCCTTTGTGCAGACCCTGCGGACCGAGGATCTGTTCAAGAAACCGGGCGTGGCCGAAACCATCGACTGGGCCAATTGCCTGCTGGCGCTCGATGTGATCGACCTTAGCCCCGAGGTGATTGCCGACACATTGGGCGCGATCCTGAAATACCAGGACGATATCGCGCAATTGCAGGGATCGGAGGCGAAACGTATCCTCGACAAGGCCAAGCAGACACTGGAGGAGACGCCGTGA
- a CDS encoding glycosyltransferase family 2 protein, producing the protein MRITAVTCVKNEGPFLLEWIAFNRLIGVSDFLFYSNDCSDGTDRLLDSLAARGLVQHLPNPAEGRNYQMEALKDARRHDIITKADWVWVADVDEFLNIHVGDHTIPALIEACGDPQAISVSFQFFANAGIEAYEDQPVISQFTRSHNPDIWCADRSIEVKTLVRQDFPLQYYGAHRPFFRKALAKDRRPAWTDGAGRQVPFKFLVAANRDRIRKFPAKGARAYATLNHYALRSLDSYLVKNDRGDVNRENRTFDDTYWRERNDVAYEDQSIQRHLPALKAALAELKSDPEIAAFHDECVRLHREKRDQLLTQPTYQAMREQLRATPTLPPQEEALLRDLGLWDQETAQ; encoded by the coding sequence ATGCGCATCACCGCCGTCACCTGTGTAAAGAACGAAGGGCCGTTTCTGCTGGAATGGATCGCTTTCAACCGGCTGATCGGCGTCAGTGATTTCCTGTTCTATTCCAATGATTGCAGCGATGGCACTGACAGATTGCTGGATTCGCTGGCCGCGCGGGGGCTGGTGCAGCACCTTCCGAACCCGGCCGAGGGGCGCAATTACCAGATGGAGGCGCTGAAGGATGCGCGCCGCCATGACATCATCACTAAGGCCGACTGGGTCTGGGTTGCCGATGTGGACGAATTCCTCAACATCCATGTGGGCGATCACACGATTCCCGCTCTGATCGAAGCCTGCGGTGACCCCCAGGCGATTTCGGTCAGCTTCCAGTTCTTTGCCAATGCTGGCATTGAGGCCTATGAGGATCAGCCGGTCATCAGCCAGTTCACCCGATCCCATAACCCCGACATCTGGTGCGCCGACCGGTCCATTGAGGTGAAGACCCTGGTGCGCCAGGACTTCCCACTGCAATACTACGGCGCCCACCGACCGTTCTTTCGCAAGGCGCTCGCCAAGGACAGACGCCCCGCCTGGACGGATGGCGCGGGGCGGCAGGTGCCGTTCAAGTTCCTTGTGGCCGCAAACCGGGATCGCATCCGGAAATTCCCCGCCAAGGGCGCCCGTGCCTATGCCACGCTCAACCACTATGCGCTGCGGTCTTTGGACAGCTACTTGGTCAAGAACGACCGGGGCGATGTGAACCGTGAGAACCGCACCTTTGACGATACCTACTGGCGCGAGCGCAACGACGTCGCCTACGAGGATCAGTCGATCCAGCGACATCTGCCCGCACTGAAAGCTGCACTGGCAGAATTGAAATCCGATCCCGAAATCGCCGCCTTTCACGACGAATGTGTACGCCTGCACCGGGAAAAACGGGATCAGTTGCTGACCCAACCTACCTATCAAGCGATGCGCGAGCAGTTGCGCGCCACGCCAACCCTGCCCCCGCAGGAAGAAGCGCTTTTGCGTGACTTGGGCCTTTGGGATCAGGAGACAGCCCAATGA
- a CDS encoding sulfotransferase, translating into MSLKVINLGLPKSGTTTLGKALAQAGYTVADHRLRDREQDKPGKRRIFVGSLLYKGFYERGDPMAYLQEYDALSEISFIHGKFSVWPQFDFALLKVLKDLNPDLKFIATRRDAQSHSRSIMAWNNLGTARLPASTVPGLPIGYGKTAEQQMIWIDGHYEALKHWFREDPDYLEINVADADAQERISTFLGRDLPWWGKANVNKKAGT; encoded by the coding sequence ATGAGCCTCAAGGTCATCAATCTGGGCCTGCCGAAATCGGGCACCACGACCCTGGGCAAGGCGCTGGCGCAGGCGGGCTATACCGTCGCGGACCACCGCTTGCGTGACCGCGAACAGGACAAGCCCGGCAAGCGGCGTATCTTTGTGGGCAGCCTGTTGTACAAGGGGTTCTACGAGCGCGGCGATCCCATGGCCTACTTGCAGGAGTATGATGCGCTGTCCGAGATCAGCTTCATCCACGGCAAATTCTCGGTCTGGCCGCAGTTCGATTTCGCGCTTTTGAAGGTTCTGAAGGACCTCAACCCGGATCTGAAGTTCATCGCCACCCGTCGCGACGCACAAAGTCATTCGCGTTCGATCATGGCCTGGAACAACCTCGGCACCGCGCGCCTGCCCGCCAGTACGGTACCCGGCCTGCCGATTGGATACGGCAAGACGGCTGAGCAACAGATGATCTGGATCGACGGCCATTACGAGGCGCTGAAACACTGGTTCCGAGAGGATCCTGACTACCTGGAAATCAATGTCGCCGATGCCGATGCGCAAGAGCGCATCAGCACCTTTCTGGGACGTGATCTGCCTTGGTGGGGCAAGGCAAATGTGAACAAAAAGGCCGGAACTTAG
- a CDS encoding glycosyltransferase family 2 protein has product MRILLHIGLEHVGAERLQKVLAHKRDQLRGKGVLFPTAPGGSNHTRLFMAATDPEHVDLLRAARGFADPEKQAFLQEKLSEDLIREVEAARPDTLILSALQLGTRLSRRSEFERLRDMLTPLSKDIRLVAQIDDPARLLARTYGAQVLTGRAAPLSRDLELAKAADWWLASLGTRPKCAPAAGIYEETDGAPFWLDFAGLQARWEAVFGVGTLAFRSYDEARIYGSEATEELREMFEISPQIGRSKPVKVPPAPPAAWITRARQLNALLDRHATQKGSVVPLKMRQAFFNEIHVEGDPVSPESLGAIRARFANANAALVAQHAGLRAESFPEGASENCWKEADPQMGFRASQYLTSFLPHIEAANTARQPAQTAATTAKPSDSAQKVMTPLALKNFEMLQGSPFRPHNDMGALDETAPADPYPEVRRRPLPEGSSGTVIVGCMKNEAPYIVEWIAYHRAIGVDNFLIYTNGCEDGTAEILDRLQEMGVLQHRNNDDWRGQSPQQFALNQSLKEPVIQNAEWIIHIDVDEFINVRCGNGTLQDFIDRVPQATNVAMTWRLFGHNGVTGLNDDFVIGQFDACAPKYCPKPHTVWGFKTMSKNTGAYQKLSCHRPNKLQDAMRDQVAWVNGSGRDITREAIDNGWRSSRASVGYDLLQLNHYALRSAESFLIKRQRGRALHVDRSIGLNYWIRMDWNDHKDNTIQRNLPRLRTEFDRLMADETLRSWHEKGLAWHRAKAEELHGMEEFETLYRQALEVKLSATERVAYALALDMES; this is encoded by the coding sequence ATGCGCATCCTTCTTCATATCGGCCTGGAACATGTGGGAGCTGAGCGTCTGCAGAAGGTGCTGGCGCACAAACGCGACCAGCTGCGCGGCAAGGGCGTGCTCTTTCCCACCGCCCCTGGCGGCAGCAATCACACCCGGCTTTTCATGGCAGCGACAGACCCGGAGCACGTGGACCTGTTGCGCGCAGCGCGCGGATTTGCCGACCCCGAAAAACAGGCATTTTTGCAGGAAAAACTGAGTGAGGATCTGATCCGCGAGGTGGAGGCTGCGCGGCCCGATACGTTGATCCTATCCGCCTTACAACTGGGCACGCGACTTTCTCGCCGCAGTGAGTTTGAGCGCCTGCGGGATATGCTGACACCTCTGTCGAAAGACATTCGCCTCGTTGCGCAGATTGATGATCCCGCCCGCCTGCTTGCGCGGACCTACGGCGCGCAGGTGCTGACAGGGCGCGCGGCGCCCCTATCGCGGGACCTGGAGCTTGCCAAAGCCGCAGACTGGTGGCTCGCAAGCCTTGGCACCCGGCCAAAGTGCGCACCCGCAGCCGGGATTTACGAAGAAACGGACGGGGCACCCTTCTGGCTTGATTTCGCAGGCCTGCAGGCGCGCTGGGAAGCCGTCTTTGGCGTCGGCACGCTCGCGTTTCGGTCCTACGATGAGGCACGAATTTACGGGTCCGAGGCAACCGAAGAGCTGCGCGAGATGTTCGAAATCTCCCCGCAGATCGGGCGTTCCAAACCGGTAAAGGTGCCTCCTGCGCCGCCCGCCGCCTGGATCACTCGCGCCCGGCAGCTTAACGCCCTGCTTGATAGACACGCGACACAAAAAGGCAGCGTGGTGCCACTCAAGATGCGGCAGGCCTTTTTCAATGAGATACACGTCGAAGGCGATCCAGTTTCGCCGGAGAGTTTGGGCGCCATCCGCGCGCGCTTTGCCAATGCAAACGCTGCCCTTGTGGCGCAGCACGCGGGTCTGCGCGCCGAGAGTTTCCCTGAAGGTGCTAGCGAGAATTGCTGGAAAGAAGCCGACCCGCAGATGGGCTTTCGCGCATCGCAGTACCTGACAAGCTTCCTGCCCCATATCGAGGCGGCGAACACGGCGAGGCAGCCTGCACAGACAGCAGCCACGACAGCAAAACCCAGTGACAGCGCCCAAAAAGTGATGACGCCACTGGCGCTGAAGAATTTTGAAATGCTGCAGGGCTCACCGTTCAGGCCTCACAACGACATGGGCGCGCTGGACGAGACCGCGCCCGCCGATCCCTATCCCGAAGTGCGCCGCCGCCCCCTGCCGGAAGGCAGCAGTGGCACTGTCATCGTCGGCTGCATGAAGAACGAGGCGCCCTATATCGTCGAGTGGATCGCCTATCACCGCGCCATCGGCGTGGACAATTTCCTGATCTATACCAACGGCTGCGAGGATGGCACCGCCGAGATCCTGGACCGGCTGCAGGAAATGGGCGTGCTGCAGCACCGAAACAACGATGATTGGCGTGGCCAGTCTCCGCAGCAGTTCGCCCTGAACCAGTCGCTCAAAGAACCGGTGATCCAAAACGCAGAATGGATCATCCATATCGATGTGGATGAGTTCATTAACGTGCGCTGCGGAAATGGCACCTTGCAGGACTTCATCGACCGCGTACCACAGGCCACAAACGTGGCGATGACCTGGCGCCTGTTCGGCCACAACGGCGTGACGGGCCTGAACGATGATTTTGTAATCGGCCAGTTTGATGCCTGCGCGCCGAAGTATTGCCCCAAGCCGCACACCGTCTGGGGCTTCAAGACCATGTCCAAAAACACCGGTGCCTATCAGAAACTGAGCTGCCACCGCCCCAACAAGCTGCAGGACGCGATGCGCGATCAGGTGGCCTGGGTGAATGGCTCGGGCCGCGACATCACGCGCGAGGCGATCGACAACGGCTGGCGCTCATCGCGCGCCTCTGTCGGCTATGATCTCTTGCAGCTCAACCATTACGCGCTGCGTTCGGCCGAGAGCTTTCTGATCAAACGCCAGCGCGGGCGGGCGCTGCATGTGGATCGCTCCATTGGCCTCAACTACTGGATCCGAATGGATTGGAACGACCACAAGGATAACACCATCCAGCGCAACCTGCCGCGCCTGCGCACTGAGTTCGACCGGCTCATGGCGGATGAGACCTTGCGCAGCTGGCATGAAAAGGGTCTTGCCTGGCACCGCGCCAAGGCGGAAGAGTTGCACGGGATGGAGGAATTCGAGACCCTTTACAGACAGGCGCTTGAGGTCAAGCTGAGCGCAACCGAGCGCGTCGCCTATGCGCTGGCGCTGGATATGGAGAGTTGA
- a CDS encoding FkbM family methyltransferase: protein MTAAATAQPVLTCLDMRFPLDKAVLPPRARKLLRTGAYEAKEAVAAQKLIRKGDVVMELGGGIGFMSTLVATKTPARAVHAFEANPALIPYIRRVHALNGAGTARVTHAVLGERDGTAPFYVRPNFLASSLSPMEDDSPEVTEVEVPTLDMNRVMSELKPSVLICDIEGAEVDVLPKMDLSSLRAVLIETHPQWIGKDGIRRVFNCLDAAGLVFFPRWSHGKVAVFRSDW, encoded by the coding sequence ATGACCGCCGCCGCGACTGCCCAACCCGTACTGACCTGCCTCGACATGCGCTTCCCACTTGATAAGGCGGTCCTGCCGCCCCGCGCGCGCAAGCTGTTGCGCACTGGCGCCTATGAGGCGAAAGAGGCCGTCGCCGCGCAGAAGCTGATCCGCAAGGGTGATGTGGTGATGGAGCTGGGCGGCGGCATCGGTTTCATGTCCACCCTTGTCGCAACGAAAACACCCGCCCGTGCAGTGCATGCGTTTGAGGCCAACCCTGCGCTGATCCCCTATATCCGCCGGGTCCATGCCCTGAACGGCGCCGGGACAGCGCGGGTCACCCATGCGGTTCTGGGCGAGCGGGACGGCACCGCTCCTTTTTATGTGCGCCCCAATTTCCTCGCCTCCTCCCTCAGCCCGATGGAGGATGACAGCCCCGAAGTGACCGAGGTCGAGGTGCCGACGCTGGACATGAACCGGGTGATGTCCGAGCTGAAACCCAGCGTGCTGATCTGCGACATCGAAGGCGCAGAGGTGGATGTGCTGCCCAAGATGGATCTCTCCTCTCTCAGGGCCGTACTGATCGAAACCCATCCGCAGTGGATCGGCAAGGACGGCATTCGCAGGGTCTTTAACTGCCTTGATGCCGCCGGATTGGTCTTCTTTCCGCGCTGGTCGCACGGCAAGGTCGCCGTGTTCCGCTCTGACTGGTGA